The following proteins are co-located in the Callithrix jacchus isolate 240 chromosome 10, calJac240_pri, whole genome shotgun sequence genome:
- the LGALS12 gene encoding galectin-12 isoform X1 produces MSPGEELDPIPDSFILQPPVFHPVVPYVMTIFGGLHAGKMVMLQGVVPLDAHRFQVDFQCGCSLCPRPDIAFHFNPRFHTTRPHVICNSLHNGRWQREARWPHLALQKGSGFLILFLFGSEEVKVSVNGQHFLHYRYRLPLSHVDTLGIFGDILVEAVGFLNISPFVEGSREYPVGHPFLLMSPRLEVPCSHALPQGLWPEQVIIVRGLVLQEPKHFTLSLRDQAARAPVTLRASFTERTLAWISPWGRKKLISAPFLFYPQRFFEVLLLCQEGGLKLALNGQGLGATSVNQQALEQLREVRISGSVQLYCVHS; encoded by the exons ATGTCACCTGGAGAAGAACTGGACCCAATTCCTGACAGCTTCATTCTGCAACCACCAGTGTTCCACCCG GTGGTTCCTTATGTCATGACAATTTTTGGCGGCCTGCATGCAGGCAAGATGGTCATGCTGCAGGGAGTGGTCCCTCTAGACGCTCACAG GTTTCAGGTGGACTTCCAGTGTGGCTGCAGCCTGTGTCCCCGGCCCGATATCGCCTTCCACTTCAACCCTCGCTTCCACACCACCAGGCCCCACGTCATCTGCAACAGCCTGCACAATGGTCGCTGGCAAAGGGAGGCCCGGTGGCCTCACCTGGCCCTGCAGAAAGGCTCTGGATTCCTCATCCTCTTTCTCTTTGGGAGCGAGGAGGTGAAG GTGAGTGTGAACGGACAGCACTTTCTCCACTACCGCTACCGGCTCCCACTATCTCATGTGGACACGCTGGGCATATTTGGTGACATCTTGGTAGAGGCTGTTGGATTCCTGAACATCAGT CCATTTGTGGAGGGCAGCAGAGAGTACCCAGTTGGACAC CCTTTCCTGCTGATGAGCCCCAGGCTG GAGGTGCCCTGCTCACATGCTCTTCCGCAGGGTCTCTGGCCCGAGCAGGTCATCATAGTGCGGGGGCTGGTCTTGCAGGAGCCGAAGCA TTTCACGCTGAGCCTGAGGGACCAGGCTGCCCGTGCTCCTGTGACACTCAGGGCTTCCTTCACAGAGAGAACTCTGGCCTGGATCTCCCCCTGGGGACGGAAGAAGCTGATCTCAGCCCCCTTCCTCTTTTACCCCCAGAGATTCTTTGAG GTGCTGCTCCTGTGCCAGGAGGGAGGGCTGAAGCTGGCACTCaatgggcaggggctgggggccaCCAGCGTGAACCAGCAGGCCCTGGAGCAGCTGCGGGAGGTCCGGATCAGTGGAAGTGTCCAGCTCTACTGTGTCCACTCCTGA
- the LGALS12 gene encoding galectin-12 isoform X2 produces MGALRPFSNPAWLGFSFRSGGSLCHDNFWRPACRQDGHAAGSGPSRRSQVDFQCGCSLCPRPDIAFHFNPRFHTTRPHVICNSLHNGRWQREARWPHLALQKGSGFLILFLFGSEEVKVSVNGQHFLHYRYRLPLSHVDTLGIFGDILVEAVGFLNISPFVEGSREYPVGHPFLLMSPRLEVPCSHALPQGLWPEQVIIVRGLVLQEPKHFTLSLRDQAARAPVTLRASFTERTLAWISPWGRKKLISAPFLFYPQRFFEVLLLCQEGGLKLALNGQGLGATSVNQQALEQLREVRISGSVQLYCVHS; encoded by the exons ATGGGGGCCCTGCGTCCTTTCTCCAACCCTGCATGGTTGGGTTTCTCTTTTCGTTCAGGTGGTTCCTTATGTCATGACAATTTTTGGCGGCCTGCATGCAGGCAAGATGGTCATGCTGCAGGGAGTGGTCCCTCTAGACGCTCACAG GTGGACTTCCAGTGTGGCTGCAGCCTGTGTCCCCGGCCCGATATCGCCTTCCACTTCAACCCTCGCTTCCACACCACCAGGCCCCACGTCATCTGCAACAGCCTGCACAATGGTCGCTGGCAAAGGGAGGCCCGGTGGCCTCACCTGGCCCTGCAGAAAGGCTCTGGATTCCTCATCCTCTTTCTCTTTGGGAGCGAGGAGGTGAAG GTGAGTGTGAACGGACAGCACTTTCTCCACTACCGCTACCGGCTCCCACTATCTCATGTGGACACGCTGGGCATATTTGGTGACATCTTGGTAGAGGCTGTTGGATTCCTGAACATCAGT CCATTTGTGGAGGGCAGCAGAGAGTACCCAGTTGGACAC CCTTTCCTGCTGATGAGCCCCAGGCTG GAGGTGCCCTGCTCACATGCTCTTCCGCAGGGTCTCTGGCCCGAGCAGGTCATCATAGTGCGGGGGCTGGTCTTGCAGGAGCCGAAGCA TTTCACGCTGAGCCTGAGGGACCAGGCTGCCCGTGCTCCTGTGACACTCAGGGCTTCCTTCACAGAGAGAACTCTGGCCTGGATCTCCCCCTGGGGACGGAAGAAGCTGATCTCAGCCCCCTTCCTCTTTTACCCCCAGAGATTCTTTGAG GTGCTGCTCCTGTGCCAGGAGGGAGGGCTGAAGCTGGCACTCaatgggcaggggctgggggccaCCAGCGTGAACCAGCAGGCCCTGGAGCAGCTGCGGGAGGTCCGGATCAGTGGAAGTGTCCAGCTCTACTGTGTCCACTCCTGA